One segment of Triticum aestivum cultivar Chinese Spring chromosome 2A, IWGSC CS RefSeq v2.1, whole genome shotgun sequence DNA contains the following:
- the LOC123188905 gene encoding homeobox protein knotted-1-like 12 isoform X1, translating into MDQSSFGNLGAGEGGSSSSKASSSFLQLQPLSTTTVASGRGPMGGTYYGTPLALHQAAAAAGSSQYQFHHHKSSGEEISQAEAEAIKAKIMAHPQYTALLVAYLDCQKVGAPPDVLERLTAMAAKLDAHPPGRLHEARDPELDQFMEAYCNMLAKYREELTRPIEEAMEFLKRVEAQLDSITGGGHGSARLSLADGKCEGAGSSEDEMDASGRENEPPEIDPRAEDKELKYQLLKKYSGYLSSLRQEFSKKKKKGKLPKEARQKLLHWWELHYKWPYPSETEKIALAESTGLDQKQINNWFINQRKRHWKPSEDMPFVMMEGFHPQNAAALYMDGQFMADGMYRLGS; encoded by the exons ATGGATCAGAGCAGCTTTGGGAATCTCGGAGCTGGAGAAGGgggcagcagcagctccaaggcTTCTTCATCCTTCCTGCAGCTGCAGCCACTGTCGACAACGACGGTGGCTTCCGGGCGAGGCCCGATGGGCGGAACGTACTACGGCACGCCGCTCGCGTTGCAccaggccgccgcagccgccgggTCGTCGCAGTACCAGTTCCACCACCACAAGAGCAGCGGCGAGGAGATCTCGCAAGCGGAGGCTGAGGCCATTAAGGCCAAGATCATGGCGCACCCCCAGTACACCGCCCTCCTCGTCGCCTACCTCGACTGCCAGAAA GTCGGTGCGCCGCCGGACGTGCTGGAGCGGCTGACGGCCATGGCAGCGAAGCTTGACGCCCACCCGCCGGGCCGGCTGCACGAGGCTCGCGACCCAGAGCTCGACCAGTTCATG GAGGCGTATTGCAACATGCTCGCCAAGTACAGGGAGGAGCTGACGCGGCCGATAGAGGAGGCCATGGAGTTCCTCAAGCGAGTGGAGGCGCAGCTCGACTCCATCACCGGCGGTGGCCACGGCTCCGCGCGCCTCTCCCTTGCCG ATGGCAAATGTGAAGGCGCTGGCTCTTCTGAGGATGAAATGGACGCTAGCGGGCGTGAAAATGAGCCGCCAGAGATAGACCCACGCGCTGAGGACAAGGAGCTCAAGTACCAGCTTCTGAAGAAGTACAGTGGCTACCTGAGCAGCCTCCGGCAAgagttctccaagaagaagaagaaggggaagctcCCAAAGGAGGCCAGGCAGAAGCTACTTCACTGGTGGGAGCTGCACTACAAGTGGCCTTACCCCTCG GAGACAGAAAAGATCGCGCTTGCGGAATCGACAGGGCTAGACCAGAAACAGATCAACAACTGGTTCATTAACCAGAGGAAACGGCATTGGAAACCGTCTGAGGACATGCCGTTTGTCATGATGGAAGGATTCCACCCACAGAATGCCGCTGCCCTCTACATGGACGGTCAGTTCATGGCTGACGGCATGTACCGCCTTGGTTCGTGA
- the LOC123188905 gene encoding homeobox protein knotted-1-like 12 isoform X2: MGGTYYGTPLALHQAAAAAGSSQYQFHHHKSSGEEISQAEAEAIKAKIMAHPQYTALLVAYLDCQKVGAPPDVLERLTAMAAKLDAHPPGRLHEARDPELDQFMEAYCNMLAKYREELTRPIEEAMEFLKRVEAQLDSITGGGHGSARLSLADGKCEGAGSSEDEMDASGRENEPPEIDPRAEDKELKYQLLKKYSGYLSSLRQEFSKKKKKGKLPKEARQKLLHWWELHYKWPYPSETEKIALAESTGLDQKQINNWFINQRKRHWKPSEDMPFVMMEGFHPQNAAALYMDGQFMADGMYRLGS; encoded by the exons ATGGGCGGAACGTACTACGGCACGCCGCTCGCGTTGCAccaggccgccgcagccgccgggTCGTCGCAGTACCAGTTCCACCACCACAAGAGCAGCGGCGAGGAGATCTCGCAAGCGGAGGCTGAGGCCATTAAGGCCAAGATCATGGCGCACCCCCAGTACACCGCCCTCCTCGTCGCCTACCTCGACTGCCAGAAA GTCGGTGCGCCGCCGGACGTGCTGGAGCGGCTGACGGCCATGGCAGCGAAGCTTGACGCCCACCCGCCGGGCCGGCTGCACGAGGCTCGCGACCCAGAGCTCGACCAGTTCATG GAGGCGTATTGCAACATGCTCGCCAAGTACAGGGAGGAGCTGACGCGGCCGATAGAGGAGGCCATGGAGTTCCTCAAGCGAGTGGAGGCGCAGCTCGACTCCATCACCGGCGGTGGCCACGGCTCCGCGCGCCTCTCCCTTGCCG ATGGCAAATGTGAAGGCGCTGGCTCTTCTGAGGATGAAATGGACGCTAGCGGGCGTGAAAATGAGCCGCCAGAGATAGACCCACGCGCTGAGGACAAGGAGCTCAAGTACCAGCTTCTGAAGAAGTACAGTGGCTACCTGAGCAGCCTCCGGCAAgagttctccaagaagaagaagaaggggaagctcCCAAAGGAGGCCAGGCAGAAGCTACTTCACTGGTGGGAGCTGCACTACAAGTGGCCTTACCCCTCG GAGACAGAAAAGATCGCGCTTGCGGAATCGACAGGGCTAGACCAGAAACAGATCAACAACTGGTTCATTAACCAGAGGAAACGGCATTGGAAACCGTCTGAGGACATGCCGTTTGTCATGATGGAAGGATTCCACCCACAGAATGCCGCTGCCCTCTACATGGACGGTCAGTTCATGGCTGACGGCATGTACCGCCTTGGTTCGTGA